The proteins below come from a single Desulfitobacterium metallireducens DSM 15288 genomic window:
- the thiD gene encoding bifunctional hydroxymethylpyrimidine kinase/phosphomethylpyrimidine kinase has product MKNVLTIAGSDSSGGAGIQADLKTFSAHGVFGMSVITAVTAQNTQGVFAVQDIDPDIIAKQIDAIFDDISVDAVKIGMVSQIPTIKIIAEKLREYAPEKLVVDPVMVSKSGYHLLNPDAELTLIQELLPLATVVTPNIPEAEVMSHRSIHTLEEMKDAAKAIFQMGAKNVLLKGGHLENDSTDILFTGKEFIPFSSARINTKNTHGTGCTLSSAIASNLARGMSIEQAIAQAKEYITIAIEHSLAIGKGVGPTHHFYSLYQKAGLLND; this is encoded by the coding sequence ATGAAAAACGTTTTAACCATCGCGGGCTCTGATAGTAGTGGGGGTGCCGGAATTCAGGCTGATTTGAAGACTTTCTCCGCTCATGGTGTTTTCGGAATGAGTGTGATCACTGCTGTCACTGCTCAAAATACCCAAGGCGTGTTTGCGGTTCAGGATATTGATCCTGATATTATCGCTAAACAAATCGATGCTATCTTTGATGATATCTCTGTCGATGCCGTTAAAATTGGGATGGTTTCTCAAATTCCCACCATTAAGATCATCGCGGAAAAGTTAAGAGAGTATGCTCCGGAAAAACTCGTCGTCGATCCAGTCATGGTCTCCAAAAGTGGTTACCACCTTTTAAATCCCGACGCTGAGCTAACTTTAATTCAGGAATTATTACCCCTCGCTACAGTTGTTACCCCGAATATTCCTGAGGCCGAAGTAATGTCCCACCGTTCCATTCATACCCTTGAAGAAATGAAGGATGCTGCAAAAGCGATTTTCCAGATGGGTGCTAAAAACGTCTTGCTTAAAGGCGGTCACCTTGAAAACGACTCCACGGATATCCTTTTCACTGGAAAAGAATTCATTCCTTTCTCATCTGCCCGAATTAACACCAAAAATACGCATGGAACAGGGTGCACCTTGTCTTCCGCAATCGCCTCAAATCTTGCTCGCGGAATGAGTATCGAGCAAGCGATTGCCCAAGCGAAGGAGTATATTACGATCGCGATTGAGCATTCGTTAGCCATCGGCAAAGGCGTCGGACCAACGCATCATTTTTATAGCCTGTATCAGAAGGCTGGACTTTTGAACGATTAG
- the thiE gene encoding thiamine phosphate synthase: protein MNKSDVDYRLYLVTDRETLKGRDLCQSIEHAILGGVTLVQLREKSVSTREFLELALAVKGITTRHGIPLIINDRLDIALAIDADGLHIGQDDLPMPLARKLFGPDKIIGVSAGTLEESLLAEKQGADYLGVGAMVATPTKPEAKIVTFDELKQIKKSVHIPVVAIGGIHEWNARETMSSGIDGISVVSAILAQDDIKSAAQQLLKVIC from the coding sequence GTGAATAAATCAGATGTCGATTATCGTTTATATCTTGTCACCGACCGTGAAACTCTAAAAGGTCGTGACTTATGCCAATCCATTGAACACGCGATTCTTGGCGGAGTAACGCTCGTCCAACTCCGGGAAAAATCCGTTTCCACTCGGGAATTCCTAGAACTTGCCCTAGCCGTCAAAGGAATCACAACCCGTCATGGAATTCCCCTGATCATCAATGATCGTCTGGATATCGCTTTAGCGATTGATGCTGATGGGCTTCATATCGGCCAGGATGACCTTCCGATGCCCCTAGCTCGGAAATTATTCGGTCCTGACAAAATCATCGGGGTCTCTGCTGGTACCCTAGAAGAATCGCTTCTTGCAGAGAAACAAGGGGCTGATTATCTTGGTGTGGGTGCGATGGTGGCAACCCCCACTAAACCAGAAGCTAAAATCGTCACCTTTGACGAATTAAAACAAATCAAAAAATCCGTCCATATCCCTGTTGTGGCTATTGGCGGTATCCACGAATGGAATGCCCGCGAAACCATGTCCTCAGGAATTGACGGAATTTCTGTAGTCTCCGCTATTTTAGCTCAGGACGATATCAAAAGCGCAGCTCAACAACTCTTAAAAGTCATCTGCTAA
- a CDS encoding CinA family protein — protein sequence MESAERLVELLKKLSLTITTVESCTGGSIISAITDAEGASDITPGGYVTYSNHQKRAIGVPEEIIEEYGVYSSECAEAMAKAGVKNTGADLSIGVTGTFSNVDPHNNDSVPGVVFFSVVFHAEQALAGKINVPIMERPQQKQYVAEIVLKRVLDVVESIYKALLNPLK from the coding sequence GTGGAGAGTGCAGAAAGACTTGTAGAGTTACTTAAAAAGTTATCTTTAACCATAACGACCGTAGAGAGTTGCACCGGAGGATCTATCATTTCCGCAATTACAGATGCTGAAGGGGCATCGGATATCACTCCGGGGGGATATGTTACCTACTCGAATCATCAAAAGCGGGCTATCGGTGTTCCTGAAGAGATTATTGAAGAATACGGCGTTTATAGCAGCGAGTGTGCAGAAGCGATGGCCAAAGCAGGTGTGAAGAATACAGGGGCAGATTTAAGCATTGGCGTGACGGGTACTTTTTCCAATGTTGATCCCCATAATAACGACAGCGTCCCCGGGGTTGTCTTTTTTTCAGTCGTATTTCATGCTGAGCAAGCATTAGCGGGTAAAATAAATGTGCCTATTATGGAGAGGCCTCAGCAAAAACAATATGTTGCTGAAATCGTACTAAAAAGAGTGCTGGATGTTGTTGAATCCATATATAAGGCTCTTTTAAATCCGCTTAAATAG
- a CDS encoding DUF3794 domain-containing protein has protein sequence MVSTLKGLIEYEGTAQQLPKFSDPLAALKELNVEEIVDIPPTKPDIELILKVKSELVILSTKVIKTPIGKSLENQTLTGWKLIVEGELRQVVLYVADERCQSIHGAHFNVPFSTFIVLPPDFDETQCLTVEGYIEDIYAEQIGTRKIFKNITLLLVAQIS, from the coding sequence ATGGTAAGCACCTTAAAAGGCTTAATAGAGTATGAGGGGACGGCTCAGCAACTACCAAAATTCTCCGATCCACTAGCAGCCCTCAAGGAGCTTAATGTTGAGGAAATAGTCGATATCCCACCTACTAAACCAGATATCGAGTTAATCCTTAAAGTCAAGTCAGAACTGGTGATTCTCAGCACTAAAGTGATAAAAACACCGATTGGCAAGTCCTTGGAAAATCAAACCCTAACCGGTTGGAAATTAATTGTCGAAGGCGAACTCCGACAAGTGGTCCTGTATGTTGCCGACGAACGATGTCAAAGTATCCATGGCGCTCATTTCAACGTTCCTTTTAGTACCTTTATTGTTTTGCCTCCCGATTTTGATGAGACTCAGTGCCTTACGGTAGAGGGCTATATTGAAGACATTTATGCCGAACAGATCGGCACACGGAAAATCTTCAAAAACATCACCCTCTTACTTGTCGCCCAAATTAGCTAA
- the thiM gene encoding hydroxyethylthiazole kinase, whose product MNIQEKLTAALSAVKEKSPLVHHLTNYVTVNDCANITIAIGASPVMADELSEVEEMVSIASALVLNIGTLNSRTIESMLAAGKKAKSLGIPIILDPVGVGATTLRTKTAQRIIEEVQPTVIRGNMSEIKVLAGLDVKTKGVDSVASEENAEIITKKLATEWNCIIAITGKTDIVSNGKQVCRIDNGHRMLSDVSGTGCMSTSLIGSYCGANQDYLTATVAGIASMGLAGELAQQSLTPDEGIGTFKIHLLDKIYNLTPESLAKGCKVTCE is encoded by the coding sequence ATGAACATACAAGAGAAATTAACGGCTGCTTTATCCGCCGTAAAAGAGAAAAGCCCACTTGTCCATCACCTCACGAATTATGTTACCGTCAATGACTGCGCTAACATTACCATCGCGATTGGTGCCTCTCCGGTTATGGCGGATGAGCTATCTGAAGTAGAGGAAATGGTGAGCATTGCTTCTGCCTTGGTTCTCAATATAGGTACTTTGAATTCCCGAACGATCGAAAGTATGCTCGCTGCTGGGAAAAAGGCGAAATCGCTGGGCATCCCCATTATTCTTGATCCTGTAGGCGTTGGAGCTACGACTCTGCGCACAAAGACAGCGCAACGAATCATTGAAGAAGTACAACCCACCGTCATTCGCGGTAATATGTCAGAAATCAAAGTGCTAGCCGGTCTTGATGTTAAAACAAAAGGCGTTGATTCTGTCGCAAGTGAAGAAAATGCTGAAATCATTACGAAGAAACTGGCTACTGAATGGAATTGCATTATTGCGATCACCGGTAAAACAGATATCGTATCCAATGGTAAGCAAGTTTGCCGAATCGACAACGGCCACCGCATGTTGTCCGATGTTTCCGGGACGGGCTGTATGTCTACTTCCCTCATCGGTTCTTACTGTGGTGCAAATCAAGATTATCTAACCGCAACTGTTGCCGGAATCGCCTCCATGGGGCTTGCCGGTGAGCTTGCTCAGCAATCGCTTACCCCAGATGAGGGAATTGGTACGTTTAAAATCCATCTCTTAGATAAAATCTATAATCTGACCCCTGAAAGTTTAGCGAAAGGGTGTAAAGTGACCTGTGAATAA
- a CDS encoding DUF7507 domain-containing protein codes for MAIENFGVGTLIIPMDTAYQNLGMYRAYGLVYRLLSNEIPVKWAIQSGKPFNGTDFTTSATDFQSGTIITSHNYSGGPFIIDSAFAAAAAPFITAWQVANPNVKVHVATAPFSADIAATMQRAPRIAVEAANSGIVTTYLNAAGIPDSNGNLWSAASPGVLSETEIAAGALFGFDLTACRRNAYDILISPHTGTGVWDDPGLKLELNDWLRQGGFLHAMCASIPSIENEAGPFLTQSGIPETDTNKGDTGTFTVDIPDFPTVQAVNTTAPQGLPGGSFQTVYHNTPGLVYNSQTQIIAHFIETKTGKQYDFIMAGPYKNGAGAGKIVYEGGHQYTNSLPYTGSMENMYTRFVLDDVFFAVGKPLMYLEFTTPNPNNELFVGQPNTITFKVVNQGASPALSTGFSVTLAPGMTYNNDATIPPTSIVGQTLTWSPAALGNVPPGTVLTFTANYTPTGVGTVQLATFSTSFGDEQNENFNLNNQCVKATVVTQERPILNVVKEVDKNFATYGDTLTYTVTITNNGNITATNVVFVDPIPAGTTFVPNSVTVVVPPGLPVPVPGDPSVGIPLPNIPPAPAPGSTVVVTFQVTVNTMATPQDVVNQAFVNFQYTVDGTTFSGTAQSNIVTTVIRIGQITLVKSTDKSVVAVGDIITYTVDVTNTGNTVDFNTTFFDNPPAGTNFIPGTVFVNGVNQPGASPIAGIPLGDLSVSTPDSPNVTTVSFQVQVTSIPVPPTLTNTANATFLWRVNPADQPNIPGSGTSNPVVTQVVNPEITIVKSSDIAFANIGDVITYTAVVTNSGDVTANNVIFTDNPPPGTAFVPGSVTVNGNPNPGNPSVGIPLGNMAPGASITVTFQVTATSVPSPNPTTNTATASGSFVIEPTEPPRTLNFESNPVNVTIEQTGTTVIKSVDKAFAEVGETLTYTVVVTNTGTVPANNGVLTDVVPNGTTFIPGTVTIDGAPSGANPNAGIPLPNIPPGGSVTVTFQVTLDTIPTPNPAVNTATFAADYPVNPQNPIDLSFESNPVTTRAEIAQVDVVKSVDNAFAEVGDILTYTLTMTNVGTVPANNAVLTDIVPNGTTFVPGTVTINGVPSGANPAVGVPVGTIPVGGTVTVTFQAQVTSTPVPNPAVNIGTLTAQYPVNPQSPITKEFPSNPVTTQVETAGVNVVKTVNRAVAEIGDVLTYITTITNPGTVPATNVVFTDVTPNGINFVPGTVTVNGFPTAGNPAAGIPLADIPVGGSTTVTFQATVDAIPVPNPAENVSVIQALYPVNPQSPTPKTTESNPAPTQVVIAALNIQKSANPQFVEVGDTVTFTSVISNTGTVPATNVVFNDIVPNGFAFVPGSVTINGAPSGGNPAVGVPVPDIPVGGSVTVTFDATVTFIPVPNPATNLSTVDARFQIEPGQPPVLRNFVSNPVDIKVETAAVDVAKSVDKPFVEVGDIVTYTVIMTNTGTVPANNALLTDVVPNGTTFVPGSVTINGVPSGSNPAVGIPVGTIPVGGFTTVTFQVQVTSLPVPNPTNNMATLVAAFPVNPGLPPVIKNFESNNVQFQVEVAEVTAVKTANKQFIEVGDTVTYTVVVTNTGTVTAQNVNFIDTIPPETTFVPGSVLVDGVPQPGANPLTGVSLGNILPGGSKTVSFVVTVDSLPPNQIITNTGLVQFDVRIDPNGPLLPRETPTNPVETTVEVADINVVKTADKEFVEVGDTVTYTVVVTNTGTVTVDNVIFTDTPPVGTTFIPNSLRVNGVVQPGANPSAGVNIGSIPPGGSKTVSFRVTVDVLPPGGQITNTANVQFEFRINPAGPTQTRTKPSNPVTTNVELVQLQVIKDVDKTVAVVGDTLTYTVSIANTGTVTAMNVVFTDEIPNGTSFVANSVLVNGVAQPGANPEAGIPIGDIPPGGFATVVFSVVVEERPEPPEVVNVAVIDFDVQIIPGGPISHRTQESEPVVTRIERVELTAVKTADKSAVQVGDTLCYTVAVTNTGTVPVENVIFKDQIPAGTTLVANSVTVNGVPKPGANPAVGFSIGTIQPEQTLTVKFCVKIDSMPCPPELINSAVIPFNYRLEPTSPVVTGSITSNEVLTDVGLRPFKQLSVDENLTIPPQKPDIETLLSVMVDVEITSTTITKTPVVTSYEGQQLTGWKLIVEGKLIQKITYIADNERQSVHAAHFEVPFSTFLVLPPDFNTCQHIRVIGIIEDVFSQVVDPRTIFKNVTLRIEGILNCDC; via the coding sequence ATGGCTATAGAAAATTTTGGCGTTGGTACGCTGATTATTCCCATGGACACAGCCTACCAGAATTTAGGCATGTATAGGGCCTACGGGCTAGTATACAGATTACTTTCCAACGAAATTCCCGTCAAATGGGCTATTCAGTCCGGAAAGCCCTTTAACGGCACCGACTTTACAACCTCAGCAACAGACTTTCAATCGGGAACGATTATAACGAGCCATAACTATTCAGGCGGCCCCTTCATTATCGATTCAGCCTTTGCCGCTGCGGCAGCGCCCTTCATCACTGCCTGGCAGGTAGCAAACCCCAATGTGAAGGTACACGTTGCCACTGCCCCCTTCAGCGCAGATATTGCAGCTACGATGCAAAGGGCTCCAAGAATTGCGGTAGAAGCAGCTAACAGCGGCATAGTAACGACCTATTTGAATGCAGCCGGCATACCGGATTCCAATGGTAACCTCTGGAGTGCTGCTTCGCCCGGTGTTCTTTCCGAAACAGAAATTGCCGCCGGAGCACTCTTTGGCTTTGACCTGACTGCCTGTAGAAGAAATGCCTATGATATACTAATCTCCCCTCATACCGGTACAGGAGTATGGGATGACCCGGGACTCAAATTAGAATTAAATGACTGGCTGCGCCAGGGTGGTTTCCTCCATGCCATGTGTGCATCGATACCATCCATCGAAAATGAAGCAGGTCCCTTCTTAACCCAGTCTGGTATTCCGGAAACAGACACAAATAAGGGGGATACTGGCACCTTTACGGTTGATATACCTGACTTCCCAACGGTTCAGGCTGTAAACACCACTGCTCCACAGGGACTTCCCGGCGGAAGCTTCCAGACCGTTTATCACAATACTCCGGGGCTGGTGTATAATTCACAGACACAAATTATTGCCCACTTCATTGAGACAAAGACAGGAAAACAGTACGACTTTATCATGGCAGGACCCTATAAAAACGGAGCCGGTGCAGGCAAGATTGTCTATGAGGGAGGTCATCAGTATACAAATAGTCTCCCTTATACCGGTAGCATGGAAAATATGTATACCCGGTTTGTGCTTGATGATGTGTTCTTCGCCGTTGGAAAACCTTTAATGTATCTTGAATTTACAACACCTAACCCCAATAATGAACTGTTTGTAGGCCAACCCAATACCATCACCTTTAAAGTTGTAAACCAAGGGGCAAGTCCGGCACTCAGTACAGGTTTCTCAGTAACCCTTGCACCGGGGATGACCTACAACAATGATGCAACGATTCCGCCTACGAGTATCGTTGGCCAAACCCTGACCTGGAGTCCTGCAGCCTTGGGCAACGTGCCTCCGGGAACGGTATTAACCTTTACTGCCAACTATACACCGACAGGAGTGGGCACTGTTCAGCTGGCAACGTTTTCGACCTCCTTCGGAGATGAGCAAAACGAAAACTTTAACCTTAATAACCAATGCGTAAAAGCCACAGTAGTAACTCAGGAAAGACCAATCCTTAATGTAGTAAAAGAAGTGGACAAAAACTTTGCAACCTATGGAGATACCCTGACCTATACAGTCACTATAACCAATAACGGTAACATTACGGCCACGAATGTCGTTTTCGTAGACCCCATCCCTGCCGGAACAACCTTCGTACCGAACAGTGTGACCGTCGTAGTTCCTCCTGGACTTCCAGTCCCGGTTCCCGGGGATCCGAGTGTCGGAATCCCACTGCCTAATATTCCGCCTGCACCAGCTCCTGGAAGTACGGTTGTAGTCACCTTCCAGGTCACGGTGAATACGATGGCAACTCCGCAGGATGTGGTCAATCAGGCATTTGTTAACTTCCAGTATACCGTGGATGGTACGACCTTTAGTGGCACTGCCCAAAGTAATATTGTAACAACAGTGATAAGAATTGGTCAGATTACACTGGTAAAATCCACGGATAAGAGTGTTGTCGCTGTAGGGGATATCATAACCTACACGGTCGATGTAACCAATACCGGTAATACTGTAGATTTCAATACCACCTTCTTTGATAACCCGCCTGCAGGAACAAACTTTATCCCAGGCACCGTTTTTGTCAATGGAGTGAACCAGCCCGGAGCTAGCCCGATTGCTGGCATACCTCTTGGAGATTTATCCGTATCCACTCCGGATTCCCCCAATGTAACAACGGTAAGCTTCCAAGTTCAAGTCACTTCGATCCCGGTTCCTCCTACGCTAACCAACACGGCCAATGCGACCTTTCTCTGGCGTGTTAACCCTGCGGATCAGCCAAACATTCCAGGAAGCGGCACAAGTAACCCTGTCGTAACTCAGGTTGTCAATCCAGAAATCACAATCGTCAAGAGTTCGGATATCGCTTTCGCCAATATTGGGGACGTCATCACCTATACTGCAGTCGTAACGAACAGCGGAGATGTAACGGCGAACAACGTAATTTTCACCGATAATCCTCCTCCTGGAACAGCTTTTGTACCGGGAAGCGTTACAGTCAACGGTAATCCGAACCCGGGCAACCCAAGTGTAGGTATTCCGCTTGGAAACATGGCTCCGGGCGCATCCATTACCGTGACCTTCCAGGTTACTGCAACTTCCGTACCGTCACCTAACCCGACGACCAATACCGCAACCGCGAGTGGTTCCTTCGTCATAGAGCCTACGGAACCTCCGAGAACGCTCAACTTTGAAAGCAATCCGGTTAATGTAACGATTGAGCAGACCGGAACAACAGTTATAAAAAGTGTGGATAAAGCCTTTGCCGAGGTTGGGGAAACCCTAACCTATACCGTTGTCGTAACCAATACAGGTACAGTCCCTGCAAACAATGGTGTGCTTACGGATGTCGTGCCAAACGGAACCACCTTCATTCCGGGAACGGTTACCATTGATGGCGCACCAAGCGGAGCTAACCCAAATGCAGGTATCCCGCTTCCCAATATTCCACCAGGCGGGTCTGTCACCGTAACCTTCCAGGTCACTCTAGACACGATCCCGACACCTAACCCGGCTGTAAACACTGCCACGTTTGCTGCAGATTATCCTGTAAACCCGCAGAACCCGATTGACCTGTCCTTCGAAAGCAATCCTGTTACTACAAGGGCGGAAATCGCACAGGTCGATGTGGTTAAGAGCGTAGATAATGCCTTTGCCGAAGTGGGAGATATATTGACCTATACGCTGACCATGACCAACGTGGGTACGGTTCCGGCTAACAACGCGGTGCTTACCGACATCGTACCGAATGGAACAACCTTCGTACCAGGCACGGTTACCATTAATGGTGTTCCAAGCGGTGCAAACCCTGCTGTCGGGGTACCCGTAGGCACGATCCCGGTTGGCGGAACAGTAACGGTAACTTTCCAGGCTCAAGTGACAAGCACACCGGTTCCTAACCCTGCCGTTAATATAGGAACTCTAACTGCCCAGTACCCTGTTAACCCTCAGAGCCCTATCACCAAAGAATTCCCCAGCAACCCAGTGACCACTCAGGTAGAGACCGCTGGAGTGAATGTTGTAAAAACGGTGAATAGAGCAGTTGCAGAGATCGGGGACGTTTTAACCTATATCACAACCATCACAAACCCCGGTACCGTCCCTGCAACCAATGTCGTGTTCACTGATGTTACACCAAACGGCATTAACTTCGTACCAGGAACGGTCACAGTGAATGGTTTCCCAACGGCCGGTAACCCCGCAGCAGGCATACCGCTTGCAGATATCCCGGTTGGCGGAAGCACCACCGTAACCTTCCAGGCAACCGTTGATGCAATTCCGGTTCCGAATCCGGCAGAGAATGTTTCAGTGATCCAGGCTTTGTACCCTGTCAATCCTCAGAGCCCGACACCGAAAACCACCGAAAGTAATCCTGCCCCGACACAGGTCGTCATTGCAGCCCTTAATATCCAAAAGAGTGCTAACCCACAATTCGTCGAGGTCGGAGATACTGTAACTTTCACGTCCGTTATCTCTAATACAGGAACAGTTCCTGCAACGAATGTAGTGTTTAACGATATTGTGCCAAACGGCTTCGCCTTTGTTCCAGGAAGCGTAACAATCAACGGCGCTCCGAGTGGAGGAAACCCGGCAGTAGGCGTTCCAGTTCCGGATATCCCGGTAGGTGGATCCGTAACGGTAACCTTTGATGCCACTGTAACCTTTATCCCTGTTCCGAACCCGGCTACCAATCTATCCACTGTGGATGCTCGTTTCCAAATCGAGCCAGGTCAGCCCCCGGTTTTAAGAAACTTTGTTAGTAACCCCGTAGACATTAAGGTGGAAACTGCGGCGGTAGATGTTGCCAAGAGTGTCGATAAGCCCTTTGTTGAGGTCGGGGACATTGTCACCTATACCGTCATCATGACAAATACCGGCACCGTCCCAGCCAACAATGCCTTGCTTACCGATGTCGTGCCCAACGGAACTACCTTTGTCCCGGGCAGTGTGACCATTAATGGTGTTCCAAGCGGCAGCAATCCTGCAGTAGGTATCCCTGTAGGCACGATCCCTGTAGGCGGGTTTACCACGGTGACCTTCCAGGTTCAAGTCACTTCCCTGCCTGTGCCTAACCCAACCAATAATATGGCAACGCTTGTGGCAGCTTTCCCGGTTAACCCAGGTCTTCCACCAGTGATCAAAAACTTTGAAAGCAACAATGTACAGTTTCAGGTTGAAGTCGCCGAAGTCACCGCAGTCAAAACAGCAAATAAACAATTTATTGAAGTTGGGGATACGGTCACCTACACCGTCGTCGTCACCAATACGGGGACTGTTACCGCACAAAATGTTAACTTTATCGATACCATTCCACCGGAGACCACCTTTGTTCCGGGTAGTGTATTGGTCGATGGAGTACCCCAACCAGGGGCTAACCCTCTCACAGGGGTAAGTTTAGGAAATATCCTCCCGGGAGGCTCCAAGACGGTCAGCTTTGTAGTAACGGTAGACAGTCTCCCACCGAACCAAATCATAACCAACACTGGTTTAGTTCAATTTGACGTCAGAATTGATCCAAATGGTCCACTCCTTCCCAGAGAAACGCCAACCAACCCTGTTGAAACTACGGTTGAGGTTGCAGATATTAACGTCGTAAAAACCGCAGATAAAGAGTTCGTAGAGGTTGGAGATACAGTCACCTATACCGTCGTCGTCACCAATACAGGCACGGTAACGGTTGACAATGTCATCTTTACCGATACCCCACCGGTTGGCACTACGTTTATCCCAAATAGCTTAAGAGTTAATGGCGTGGTTCAACCCGGAGCCAATCCAAGTGCAGGCGTTAATATAGGAAGCATTCCACCCGGAGGCTCAAAAACAGTTAGCTTCAGAGTGACCGTCGATGTTCTCCCACCTGGAGGACAGATCACAAACACGGCTAATGTTCAGTTTGAGTTTAGAATCAATCCGGCTGGGCCAACCCAAACGAGAACCAAACCGAGTAATCCAGTAACCACGAATGTCGAACTGGTTCAGCTGCAAGTGATTAAAGATGTTGACAAAACTGTAGCCGTCGTCGGTGATACCCTCACCTATACCGTAAGTATTGCCAACACGGGAACGGTCACCGCGATGAACGTTGTGTTCACCGATGAGATCCCGAATGGCACCTCCTTCGTGGCAAACAGTGTCCTCGTCAATGGAGTCGCTCAACCGGGTGCAAACCCTGAAGCAGGTATTCCGATCGGTGATATTCCCCCTGGAGGATTTGCAACAGTAGTCTTCAGCGTCGTCGTTGAAGAACGCCCTGAACCCCCTGAAGTCGTCAACGTGGCCGTTATCGACTTTGATGTTCAGATTATCCCTGGTGGACCAATCAGTCATAGAACCCAAGAAAGCGAACCGGTTGTTACTCGAATCGAGCGTGTCGAGCTAACTGCGGTCAAAACAGCGGACAAATCTGCAGTTCAAGTTGGGGATACCCTCTGCTATACCGTTGCCGTAACCAATACGGGTACCGTCCCCGTTGAAAACGTTATTTTCAAAGACCAGATCCCCGCGGGAACAACACTGGTAGCTAACAGCGTAACGGTCAATGGTGTGCCAAAGCCCGGAGCAAATCCAGCTGTTGGTTTTTCCATCGGCACGATTCAGCCGGAACAAACCCTTACCGTAAAATTCTGTGTAAAAATAGACTCAATGCCTTGCCCGCCTGAACTAATCAATAGTGCGGTTATCCCCTTTAACTATAGGCTTGAACCGACTAGTCCGGTAGTGACCGGAAGCATTACGAGCAATGAAGTATTAACTGATGTTGGATTACGACCCTTTAAACAGCTTAGCGTGGATGAAAACCTCACCATTCCGCCGCAAAAACCGGATATTGAAACACTGCTTAGCGTCATGGTGGATGTTGAAATCACCTCGACAACGATTACAAAAACCCCGGTTGT
- a CDS encoding AMP-binding protein, which produces MRVDSEKMVEDIFDYIEKFKNKASNSPEISDDFNALALKLFQFQYQWNPVYRKYCQLRRKLPLTVKRWQDIPPISYQMFKESTLACEPIDETIPVFMTSGSTNPEKKGRNYHPTFKVWDASMIFPFKNYVLPDREKMRILVLSPGDDVNQNSSLSRYLSRAFKELGSEGSQLFFHQDIGFDMPTLVAALKQSVAEQEPVLLLGATFAYVHFIDYCQEQGEKFQLPKGSRVFDTGGLKGQAREVMTDELYEWFKAFFDVPRELCINMYGMTELCSQMYDRTIETYLSGGQVIYDKIGPAWTQIQVLDPDTLEAVPDGEIGLLAHYDLANWNSCLAVLTEDMGYKTPDGFVLLGRSKGAEPRGCSIAVDQLIAEQRK; this is translated from the coding sequence ATGAGGGTAGACTCAGAAAAAATGGTTGAAGACATTTTTGACTATATCGAGAAGTTTAAAAATAAAGCGAGTAACTCTCCGGAGATTAGTGACGATTTTAATGCTTTAGCTCTCAAACTTTTTCAATTTCAATATCAATGGAATCCCGTCTATAGAAAATATTGTCAGCTTCGTCGCAAGTTACCCCTAACCGTGAAGAGGTGGCAGGATATTCCCCCGATTTCTTATCAGATGTTCAAGGAGTCTACTTTAGCGTGTGAACCTATCGACGAGACGATTCCTGTTTTCATGACGAGTGGCAGTACCAATCCGGAAAAAAAGGGGCGTAATTATCATCCCACTTTTAAGGTCTGGGATGCATCGATGATTTTTCCTTTTAAAAATTATGTTCTTCCGGATCGGGAGAAAATGAGGATTTTAGTATTGTCCCCGGGCGATGATGTAAATCAAAACTCTTCCTTGTCGCGATATCTATCTCGAGCGTTTAAGGAATTGGGCAGTGAGGGAAGTCAGCTTTTCTTCCATCAAGACATCGGGTTTGATATGCCAACCTTAGTTGCTGCGCTTAAACAAAGCGTCGCAGAGCAGGAACCCGTTTTACTGCTGGGCGCGACTTTTGCTTATGTTCATTTCATCGATTATTGTCAGGAGCAAGGGGAGAAGTTCCAATTGCCGAAAGGAAGTCGGGTGTTTGATACAGGCGGCTTAAAAGGGCAAGCACGTGAAGTGATGACGGATGAATTATATGAATGGTTCAAAGCGTTCTTTGACGTTCCACGGGAGCTCTGTATCAATATGTACGGAATGACGGAGCTCTGTTCACAAATGTATGATCGCACAATTGAAACGTATCTCTCTGGGGGTCAGGTCATTTATGATAAAATCGGGCCAGCCTGGACCCAAATCCAGGTTTTAGATCCGGACACGCTGGAAGCTGTTCCTGATGGTGAAATAGGTTTGCTGGCTCATTATGACTTAGCCAATTGGAATTCGTGTTTAGCTGTTTTAACAGAGGATATGGGATACAAAACTCCAGACGGTTTTGTTTTGCTCGGGAGATCGAAGGGGGCTGAGCCCCGCGGGTGTTCGATTGCGGTTGATCAGTTGATCGCTGAGCAGAGGAAGTGA